Within Pseudomonas sp. LBUM920, the genomic segment CCCAGGCCACGGTTGGCGCCGGTGACCAACACCACTTTTCCACGAATATCCATGATCAGCTCCCGCGATAAATTAGGTTTAATAATGAAACCTTTTTTATCCTGAGCCTGTTGGTCCTATAATGCAACCGAATATTTCTGATTGCTGGAGGCCCGACGATGAAACGCAAATGCCTGGAAGGCGACGGCTGCCCGGTCGCCCGTGCGTTGGATGTGGTGGGGGATTGGTGGACGCTGTTGATCATCCGCGACGCGTTTGCCGGGGTGACACGCTTCGGCGACTTTCAGAAACACCTGGGCGTAGCGAAAAACATCCTCGCCACCCGCCTCAAGGACATGGTCGAGCAAGGCCTGCTGCACACCAGTGAGGTCGGCGCGCGCAATGAATACCAACTGACCGACAAGGGCCGCGCGCTGATGCCGGTGCTGGTCACGCTGGCTCAATGGGGCGAGGCGCACACTGAGCCTGAGCATGTCAGTGCGCGCGTGCTGGATGCGCGTTCGCTCAAGCCGCTGCGCAAGGTCGAGATCGTGTCTGAGGATGGCCGGGTGCTGGGCCTGGAAGACATCGTTACGCAAGCGCCGGTGGCTTGATGCGGCGTAGTCGCTGGACTGTACAAGACCGCCTCCCAGTGGTGAGCGGGTTAACGCCCCGTCCGGTGTACGGAGGTCTTCCAGGAGAGGAGACACGCCATGATCACCGACTTTGAAAGCAAGACCAGCTCCCAGGGGCTAACCGTCAAGCTGTACCGCGGCGAGGGCGCTGCGCTGCTGGCGTTCGACCTCGCGCAAGACCTGGCGCCGCCCGCCTTCGTGGGCTTCAGCATCGAAGTGCGCTGCCCCGGCGCCAACCACTGGGGCGCAGGTCAAGCGCCTGCATTTTCCCAGCCAGCAGCACAACAAAGTGCTGATTGTGGGGCGCGCGGGCAAGGCCATACGTGTGCTCGGCGGCTCCACCAGTCTCGCCCTGCGCGGCCTGTATATTCAGGCCAACAACGTGCTGCTGTTCGACGATGA encodes:
- a CDS encoding helix-turn-helix domain-containing protein; this translates as MKRKCLEGDGCPVARALDVVGDWWTLLIIRDAFAGVTRFGDFQKHLGVAKNILATRLKDMVEQGLLHTSEVGARNEYQLTDKGRALMPVLVTLAQWGEAHTEPEHVSARVLDARSLKPLRKVEIVSEDGRVLGLEDIVTQAPVA